Genomic window (Puniceicoccus vermicola):
GGTGAAGTCGGAGACCAGCACTCGGTCGCCAGGCTCGATCCTCGAAAGAAGGAGGGCGAGGTGAAGGGCAGCGGTGCCAGAGGAGAGGGCGGTGCAGAAAAGGTCATCCCTAGGCGAACCGTCGGGATGGTATTCCCGAGAGGCCCCCGATAGATAGCGGACCATCTCGGATTCAAACGCATCGATCTCCGGCCCCACCGGAGCCACCCAGCCCGAATCGAAAGCCCGAAGAAGAGCCTCCCTTTCCCGTGGGCCAACATCCGGCGGCGAGAGGTAAATACGATCCATCGAAATCTATCTATCGCGAATCCTCCCCTCGAAGCAACTACCTTTGCCGCAAGGCAAACCGACTACAGACTGCCAGTGATCCCCAGTCCACCGCCCTTACGCGAAACAGGCAAGCTGCCTGTTCTACATTCAAAGTACCACAGGCTGCTAGCCTGTGATTTCGGATACCAAGCCGCCAGTGGGCAAAATCAGCCCTTCGCGGAATAACACGGATGGTCCCCCAAAGTAGTGAGAGCTTCCAGCTCTCTCATCTCCCGATGAGGTACAAAACAATTCCCGCCCCCGCGGGTGAAAAAGGTACCACAGGCTGCCAGCCTGTGTCCCCAACGCGCCCCCAGAAGTCATCCGAACCCCGCAACATAGGCAGCCTGTGCTACAAATGGATTTTCGATCCCCGTAGTCCAGATTCACCCTATTCATTCCGCAATCCGCCATGAGTCCTTCGCCATCAAGTATCCACTGCAACACAGGCAAGCTGCCTGGGGTACATTGGGACTTGTCCCATCCACCGAACGAAACCACAGCATTTGCCGACCACCGACCACCGACCACCGACCACCGACCACCGACCACCGACCACCGACCACCGACCACCGTCCACCGACCTTCAGGTTTCCGATTCACCCTTCATCCCTCAATCACCCTTCATCCCTCAAAACAACTTTACCCGTCTAAGATTCTATTTACAGTTCCCCTGTCTACTTAGTCTTTCTGTGCTCTTGGTTTTCTTCAGCTCTCTTCATCGATAAGATGATTCGAATCGTTCTGCTTGCCTTGGTCTATTCGGCCCTTTTTGTCGCGGCGTTGTTGCTGGCTTACGAGGTGCGATTTGATTTTTTGATCCCGGAGTCCTATCGGGATCAGCGTTGGTGGGCGCTCCTCTATGTCTTGCCTCTCAAGTTGCTGGCCCTCTTTTGCTTTGGGCAGTTTCGGGGGTTGCTATCTTTCTTTCGGGTTCCGGATTTGAATCGGACCTTTGCGGCTCTGTTTTTGTGCAGCCTGATCTTTTTTGCGATCCGGATATTTCCTGCTCCCGGTTTGGTGGACATCCCCCGCGGGATCATTCTCGCTGATCTTTTGTTCTCCACGGTCGGGCTGGTCGGATTTCGGATGGTTTTGCGAATCTACCGGGAAAAGAAAGGGGCGGGGCCACGGGAAAAACATCAACGCCATCGGGTGGTGGTCATCGGTGCGGGTTCGACGGGAGCCGCTCTCGCTGCGGACCTTTTGGCCCGTCCTCAGCTCGGGTTGCATCCGGTTGTTTTCCTCGACGACGACCCGGAGAAGAAGGGAAGGCAGATCCACGGGGTTCCCATCTGGGGAAATCCGGAACAGTTGGAGGATGCCGCTGAACGCTTTTCGGCTACTCGGATTGTCATCGCGGTGCCAACCCTCCAGGCGCGGCGAATTCGCGAAATTTTGAAGACCGCCGGAAACGTCGGGTTGGAGACGGTGATTGTCCCGAGCCTCCACGAGCTTTCGAGCGGACGGATCCGTGTTGAAGAGATGAGGCGGGTTGAGGTGGAAGATCTCTTGGGGCGGGAGTCGGTCCCGATCAAGGTCGACCTCATTCGAAAGATTGTCGAAGGGCAGACGGTTCTCGTTACCGGAGCGGGTGGAAGTATCGGCTCTGAACTGGTGCGCCAGTTGGCGACCCTGTCCCCGAAGAAACTGTTGTTGATCGACGCGGCCGAGAATGCCCTCTTCGAGATCGTAGAAGAGATGAGAGAGGGGTTTCCCGGGGTGGACCTGGAATCGTGGGTGCTCGATTATCGAGAGTGGGCGATCACTCGCCGCATTCTGGAAACGCAGCCGCCTTCGGTGATCTTTCATGCAGCTGCCTATAAACATGTTCCCCTGATGGAGTCCCAGCCTCGGGAGGCTGTCCTGAACAATTTTCTCGGGACCTACCAACTGTCGAAGCTCGCCATCGAGTTTGGGGTGGAGCGCTTTGTTCTCATCTCGACCGATAAGGCGATCAACCCGACGAGTGTGATGGGCTGCTCGAAGCGAATGGCCGAAATCGCTCTCCAGAGCCTTCAAAGGGAATCGCAGAATACGAAGTTCCTTGCGGTGCGTTTCGGAAATGTTCTTGGCTCCTCCGGGAGTGTAATTCCCACCTTTCGACGCCAGATCGCCCGGGGCGGACCCGTGACCGTGACGCATCCAGAGGTCACCCGCTATTTCATGACCATCTCTGAAGCGGTAGGCCTCGTCTTGCAGGCGGCTTCGCTGGGGGAGGGAGGCGAAATCTTTCTCCTCGAAATGGGCGACCCCATCAAGATCATCGACCTCGCCCGACAGATGATTCAGCTGAGCGGATACGAGCCGGAAACGGAGATTGAAATTGAGATCACCGGTCTCCGTCCGGGAGAAAAATTGTTCGAAGAACTGAACTACGACACCGAGACCTCCGACGAAACCAATCACCCCAGAATCCGTCGTCTCCAATGCCTCTCGGCGAGGACGGAAAGGTTTGAAGAGTGGATCGCCGAACTCGAAAAAGACCTCCTCACCCTCTCCCGGGAAGAGCTAAAGAAAAAGATCGCCGAGCGGGTCCCCGAATACCAACCCTTCGTCGAATAACCCACGCGGCTCCCCCAAAAGTAGTGAGAGCTTCCAGCTCTCTCATCTCCCGATAGGGTCCAAAACAATTTCCGCCCCCGCGGGTGAAAAAGTGTCCCCCAGGCTGCCAGCGAGTAATCCTGAGCTCGTCGAAGGGCCTGCGATTTCGGATCCCAAGCCGCTAGTGGAGAAAACCAGCCCTTCGCCGAATAACCCGAACGGTCCCCCAAAGTAGTGAGAGCTTCCAGCTCTCTCATCTCCCGATAGGGTCCAAAACAATTTCCGCCCCCGCGGGTGAAAAAGTGTCCCCCAGGCTGCCAGTGAGTAATCCTGAGCTCGTCGAAGGGCCTGCGATTTCGGATCCTAAGCCGCTAGTGGGGAAAACAAGCCTTTCGCCGAATAACCCGAACGGTACCCCAAAGTAGTGAGAGCTTCCAGCTCTCTCATCTCCCGATAGGGGTACAAAACAATTCCCGCCCCCGCGGGTGAAAAAGGTACCACAGGCTGCCAGCCTGTGTCCCCAACGCGCCCCCAGAAGTCATCCGAACCCCGCAACCCAAGCAGCCTGCGAGTGCGACAAATGGATTTCCGATCCCCGTAGTCCAGATTCACCCTATTCATTCCGCAATCCGCCATGAGTCCTTCGCCATCAAGTATCCACTGCAACACAGGCAGGCTGCCTGTGCTACATTGGGACTTGCCCCATTCGCCAACCGAAACCACAGACTTTGCTGTCCACCGTCCACCGTCCACCGTCCACCGTCCACCGTCCACCGTCCACCGTCCACCGTCCACCGTCCACCGTCCACCGGCCACCGACCACCGACCTTCAGGTTTCCGATTCAGGGTTGTTTTAGATTAACGATTTGACGAAATGTATGCTTTTTTGTCAAATAATTGATCAAAATGTTGATATCATCAATTCTAGAGTTGGACCGTAGGGCCAAAGAACTCGGTCGCCGTCGTGGGTTGAGGCGGGCGTTGTTTGCTTCGCTGAGCGTGGATGACGGGCGCCACTTTAATGGAATTGTCGGTCCCAGAGGAGCTGGCAAAACGATTCTTTTGCAGCAGCTCGCGGCCTCGACCGATGACAGCATCTACATTTCGTTGGACACATTGCCGCGCGATGTGGATCTGTATGCGTTGGTTCGGGAACTGGCCGAAGGGTATCAATACCGACGGTTTTTTTTGGACGAAATTCATTTCGCCGACAAGGGGTTGGGGGCTCTGAAGCAAATTTATGATTTTTTGGATGTCCGAATTTATTTTACGAGTTCGGTTGCGCTGCGAATCCGAGAATCCGTTTACGATCTGGCGCGACGCGTCAAATTACATGCGCTCGATTATTTTTCGTACCGGGAGTATCTTGAGTTTAAGCATGGCGAAGTCTTGCCGCGCTTGGAATGGAACGCTCTGCTGGAGGGAGCGGTCGCACCGGAGTATCTACGGGCGGGTGATCGCTTTGGTTCCTATCTGGCCGGCGGTTTGATTCCTTTCGCATTGGAAGAGCCGGATCCTTTTCCTCTACTTGAAGCGACCTTGGAGGCGATCATTGCAAAGGATATTCCGAATTCCCTGAGGTTACGGGTGGATGAGTTGGAGACTCTACGCCGGATGATCGCCTTTGTCGGTCGATCGGATGTGGACGGAATCAACTACAGCAGCCTTTCCAGTAATCTCGGCATCACCAAATACAAGGCAGAGCAATACGCGGCGGCCTTCGAGAATGCGTTCATTCTGCAGCGCATTTTTCCCGCGGGGACCAATGTCCTGAAAGAGCCGAAAGTTCTGCTGATGCCCCCAATCCGAAGGCTGTATCGCCCGCTCGAAGAAGTGCGTGGAGGTCTACGGGAAGACTTTTTTGCACTGGCTATGCGCCAGGCGGGACGGGAGCTGAACTACTTGAAATCAACGCGGGGTGCGAAAACCCCCGATTTCCTGCTGCAGTTGGATGGCCAAAACTGGGTTTTCGAGATTGGTGGGAAGGGAAAAGGACGTAGCCAATTCAAGGGAGTTCGAGCCGATCGTAAGATCGTCATGGCCGATGGAGGGGGCTTCGCTACCGATCGAATGCCCCTGCACTTGGTTGGCTTCTTGGCGTAGCCGTGTTTTCCGCCAAAAGTGACTGAAATCGCACGGTCCCTTTCGTTCATCGCCATCGCTCCCAGAGCTTTGCGCGGGCGATGCCGGAAGAAATCCCCGACGATCGTGTCACGGAGAAGTCAGTCGGAACATCGAATTTTCAAGGTTTGATGGTTGCGGTGCTGGGCGGAATCAAAGCCGCGCAAGGCGCAAATTTTAGATGCGGTGAACCCGAATACCCAGAGTTCTCTTAGCGTACCACAGGCTGCCAGCCTGTGATGGAGGTGCCGCCTGAGCGGCCCCCAAAGTAGTGAGAGCTTCCAGCTCTCTCATCTCCCGATAAGGTCCAAAACAATTCCCGCCCCCAGAAGCCATCCGAACCCCGCAACCCAAGCAGCCTGCGAGTGCGACAAATGGATTTCCGATCCCCGTAGTCCAGAATCAATGGATCCACGATGCACCATACTCATTTAGCAATCCGCCATGAGTCCTTCGCCATCAAGTATCCACTGCAACACAGGCAAGTTGCCTAGGGTACGTTTCGACTTGCCCAATCCACCGAACGAAACCACAGCATTTGCCGACCACCGACCACCGACCACCGACCACCGACTTTCAGGTTTCCGATTCATCCTTCCTCCCTCAATCACCCCCAACCGTCCGTTGAAACAGAAACACTCCGTCTTTCTCCCCGATGGCTTCAAAACCATGCTGTCGGTAAAAGTTGGAGACGAGATCATTCTTGGGGGTGGGGCGATAGATGCCTTGGAGATGGGTCGCTCCGGATTGACGGGCGGCTTCGGTGACCGTCTCGAGCATCTGGGCCTCAAGTTTTCGGCCAATGACGCGGCAGCTCATGAGAAAGCTGTCGAGGGTCCAAGTGGTCTCGCCGCACTCGGCGATCACCAGTCCCACCAGTCCGTTGTCGCCAAAGCGGTCTTCGAGGGCAAACCACTGGGTCCAGATGTGAGGATCATTGACAAGGCGTTCTAGCTGCTCGGGAGAGTGCCGCCGTGAAGTCAGGTTAAACTGATTGGTGCGCTGGATGAGTTGGGCAATCCGTTGCAGGTGAAGGGAGTCAAATGGGCCCGATCGCACCTGCATCTGTAAACTGGCCAAATAACTTTCAAGGGAGGGCGCTTCCTCTTTCGCTTGGTTGCGTAGTTTCTGCGAGCGATACAGGGCGTGGCGGTTGCGATCTTCTGCGGAGACGTGCAGCGATTCAAACCAGCGTCCCCGGTCGAGGGTTTCTACATAGCGGGTGGGATCGTCGGGGAGTTGAACGACTGCGACCTCAGGATGGCGACTCCGGATCCAGTCGCACTCTACGGGGCTGTCGTCGACAAAGACGAGACTGTCGAGCCCGAGGTTGATTTGTTTGGCGATTGCCCGGAGGTTTTGGTCCTTCGGATCCCAGTTCGCGACAAAGGCGACGAAATCATTGAGCCGAAGTCGCATTCCGTCGTGAGTTTCAAACGGGATGCGAGCTTCGGTTTCGTTGTTTTTGGAACAGACGGCGAGGAGAATTCCCCTGGCTTTGAGTTCGAGGAGATATTCCTGGAAAGCGGTGAAGGCTTCGCCAGTCGGAGTCTCCGGGCCTACCTGAATCCCCTCAATGCCATCTTCTCCGATGACGCCTCCCCAGAGAGTGTTGTCGAGGTCGAGGACGAGGACTTTGCGGGTTTGGCCGGCTTGGGCGCGGAGGAGGGCGGTAATCTCGTCGGCGAGTGCCGGGACTGCCGGAGTGGCTGGATGCTGGCGGGCGATGTGCCAAAGGCGATCGTCGTTCCAAATGGTTTCACCTAAACCGGATTGTAGACGGCCGCTGTCGAGAAAGTTAACGAACGGTGGGGGCGAATTTAGAATCTCTGCATTCAGCTGGTGAATACGTGCCGAGAGTCCGGAGCGGAGGGTTGTGGAAAGGTTTCCGTCGGAGGGATGGTGCGGCAGGTCGCAGGTTTGTTGGAGGATCCGGCAGGAGTGGTTTGCTGTGATGGCGGTCCAGCGGTCTCGAATGGATTGGGCCTGACGGTCGATCCAGGTTTCGGCGGATTCGTTCTCGGAGAGAGGTTCGAGCTGACGGTAATTGAGTCCGAGGATGACGACGTCGGGGCGAAACTCGTACAGAGGGGAGTCGGGATCCCGAATAAACGGGGTCACGTTGTCGAAGGGAGGAGTCAGGAGCTTGAGCTGTATCCCGGAGGCGTATCCCTTGGCGGTGAGAATGGGGAGGATCAGCTGCGGGGCACTGCTGAAAAGAAAGGCAACCTTGAGGGGGATGAGTTCGGGAAGTGTGTCGGCCTTCTCAATACGGCGATAGAGACGGGCCGCTTTTTGGAGGAGGCTGTAGTCGCGGGATTCCCGGGTGGCGGTGCTGAGCCATTGCCAGGCGTCGTCCCATTGGATTGCCTTGATGGCGCATTGGGCCGCGTCGAGGAGAAGGCGCGGGGAGAGGGGTTGCGGGATCAAGCCTCGATAAAACGAAAGTGCCTGTGAGGGATCGCTGGCCGCGGTGAGGGCGCGGGCGAGTAGCCACTGGCTCGGAGGGTTTTGCGACCATGGGCCAGGGATGGAGAGGAATCCAGCCTCCTGCAGGGCAGGAAATGATTCCGTTTGTTCGCAGAGGCGGAGAAAGGCATCGATCCACTCTTCCCGGATCTGGGGGAGTGTGCCGGCGTTTGAAGCCCAGGTAGAGAGGAGTTGTTCGGGGGATGCACTCTCCAGAAGGCGAACCAGAGTCGATTCGGGAAATCGCTGCAGGTGTTCCAGGGAGAGTTCGAGAGACGACATCGGAGAAGCCTCTATTCGGGAAGGTGGTCGAGGAGCTGGCGAACGGAGGTCAGGTTTCCGACGAGCTGAGTCGGGAGGTTGACCCCAAAGTTTTCCTCAACAGCGAGAGCGATCTGAACCGTCGCAACGGAATCCCAGT
Coding sequences:
- a CDS encoding polysaccharide biosynthesis protein, translated to MIRIVLLALVYSALFVAALLLAYEVRFDFLIPESYRDQRWWALLYVLPLKLLALFCFGQFRGLLSFFRVPDLNRTFAALFLCSLIFFAIRIFPAPGLVDIPRGIILADLLFSTVGLVGFRMVLRIYREKKGAGPREKHQRHRVVVIGAGSTGAALAADLLARPQLGLHPVVFLDDDPEKKGRQIHGVPIWGNPEQLEDAAERFSATRIVIAVPTLQARRIREILKTAGNVGLETVIVPSLHELSSGRIRVEEMRRVEVEDLLGRESVPIKVDLIRKIVEGQTVLVTGAGGSIGSELVRQLATLSPKKLLLIDAAENALFEIVEEMREGFPGVDLESWVLDYREWAITRRILETQPPSVIFHAAAYKHVPLMESQPREAVLNNFLGTYQLSKLAIEFGVERFVLISTDKAINPTSVMGCSKRMAEIALQSLQRESQNTKFLAVRFGNVLGSSGSVIPTFRRQIARGGPVTVTHPEVTRYFMTISEAVGLVLQAASLGEGGEIFLLEMGDPIKIIDLARQMIQLSGYEPETEIEIEITGLRPGEKLFEELNYDTETSDETNHPRIRRLQCLSARTERFEEWIAELEKDLLTLSREELKKKIAERVPEYQPFVE
- a CDS encoding AAA family ATPase; the encoded protein is MLISSILELDRRAKELGRRRGLRRALFASLSVDDGRHFNGIVGPRGAGKTILLQQLAASTDDSIYISLDTLPRDVDLYALVRELAEGYQYRRFFLDEIHFADKGLGALKQIYDFLDVRIYFTSSVALRIRESVYDLARRVKLHALDYFSYREYLEFKHGEVLPRLEWNALLEGAVAPEYLRAGDRFGSYLAGGLIPFALEEPDPFPLLEATLEAIIAKDIPNSLRLRVDELETLRRMIAFVGRSDVDGINYSSLSSNLGITKYKAEQYAAAFENAFILQRIFPAGTNVLKEPKVLLMPPIRRLYRPLEEVRGGLREDFFALAMRQAGRELNYLKSTRGAKTPDFLLQLDGQNWVFEIGGKGKGRSQFKGVRADRKIVMADGGGFATDRMPLHLVGFLA
- a CDS encoding HAD-IIIC family phosphatase — protein: MSSLELSLEHLQRFPESTLVRLLESASPEQLLSTWASNAGTLPQIREEWIDAFLRLCEQTESFPALQEAGFLSIPGPWSQNPPSQWLLARALTAASDPSQALSFYRGLIPQPLSPRLLLDAAQCAIKAIQWDDAWQWLSTATRESRDYSLLQKAARLYRRIEKADTLPELIPLKVAFLFSSAPQLILPILTAKGYASGIQLKLLTPPFDNVTPFIRDPDSPLYEFRPDVVILGLNYRQLEPLSENESAETWIDRQAQSIRDRWTAITANHSCRILQQTCDLPHHPSDGNLSTTLRSGLSARIHQLNAEILNSPPPFVNFLDSGRLQSGLGETIWNDDRLWHIARQHPATPAVPALADEITALLRAQAGQTRKVLVLDLDNTLWGGVIGEDGIEGIQVGPETPTGEAFTAFQEYLLELKARGILLAVCSKNNETEARIPFETHDGMRLRLNDFVAFVANWDPKDQNLRAIAKQINLGLDSLVFVDDSPVECDWIRSRHPEVAVVQLPDDPTRYVETLDRGRWFESLHVSAEDRNRHALYRSQKLRNQAKEEAPSLESYLASLQMQVRSGPFDSLHLQRIAQLIQRTNQFNLTSRRHSPEQLERLVNDPHIWTQWFALEDRFGDNGLVGLVIAECGETTWTLDSFLMSCRVIGRKLEAQMLETVTEAARQSGATHLQGIYRPTPKNDLVSNFYRQHGFEAIGEKDGVFLFQRTVGGD
- a CDS encoding acyl carrier protein, translated to MSTLLRLQTIFRDVLDDDELVLTEEFSQADSEDWDSVATVQIALAVEENFGVNLPTQLVGNLTSVRQLLDHLPE